The Cellulosimicrobium cellulans genome contains the following window.
ATGATCCGCGCGGGCCGCGCGGACGTCGTCGTCGCGGGCGGCACCGAGGCGACGATCCACCCCATGCCTATCGCGGCCTTCGCCGCCTCGCGCACGCTCTCGCTGCGCAACGACGACCCGCAGGGCGCGTCGCGCCCCTACGACGTCGACCGCGACGGCTTCGTCATCGGCGAGGGCTCGGGCGTCGTCGTCCTGGAGAGCGCGGAGCACGCCGCCGCGCGCGGCGCCCGCGTGTACGCGCGGCTCGCCGGCGTCGGCCTGTCCTCCGACGCGTACCACATCACGTCTCCCGACCCGGACGGTCGCGGCCAGGTCGCCGCGATGCGCCGTGCGATCGAGGAGGCCGGGGTGACCGGGCGCGACGTCGTGCACGTCAACGCGCACGCGACCTCGACCAAGGTGGGCGACCTCACGGAGACCCGCTCGATCCGCTCCCTCCTGGGCCCCGACACGGACCACGTGCTGCTGTCGGCGACCAAGTCGATGACCGGGCACCTCCTCGGTGGCGCGGGCGCGCTGGAGTCGATCTTCACGATCAAGGCGGTCGCCGAGCGCCTCGCTCCCCCGACGATCAACGTCGCGAACCCCGACCCGGAGCTCCAGGTGCCGCTCGTGCGCGACACCCCGGCGCCGCTCCCGACGGGCGACATCGTGGCGGTGAACAACTCGTTCGGGTTCGGCGGCCACAACGTCGCGCTCGCGGTCGCGAGCGTCTGAGCAGCCTTTCCTCGAGCCCCGGGGCGACGGCCGAGCGGCCGTCGCCCCGGGGCTCGTGCGCGCCGGAGGCCGGACGATCCGGACGCCGAGGTCTCGGCTCCTGAGATGGACGATCGTCCAGATCGTTGCGATTTCACCCATCCCTTTTGTCCGGACAAGCCGCGCCAAATCCGGACGCAGCACCCCGCCCTGCCGCCGCCCGTCGGCTTTCACCCCGCGCCTCCTGTCACCCGTCGAGCACGCCTCCGTCCCATCGCCGACCCTGTGGGCGTGATGTGGCGCCTGCCACATCACCACCTCGAGGCAGGCGAGCGGAAGGACAGGCACGTGACCCGAACGGCGAGACATCTCTCCACCCAGGCACCACCCCGCTGGAGGCGAGCGACGGCGCTCGCGGCGGTAGGGGGTGTCGTCGGCGCCCTGACCTTCGCGGGAGGGATCGCCGCGACCGCCGCCCCGACGGACGACTCGGAGGGCAGCGGGCAGTTCCTCAGCGGCACCGTCGCCGGGCTCGACCTCGCGACGATCGCGGCGCTGGATGGTGCCGTGGCCGAGAACCCGTCCGGGGCGAACCCGGTCGTCACGAACCCCCTGGCCGCCACGGTCTTCCAGTCGCTCGGGATCGACCTGACGGGCACCCTGCAGCTGCTGGGTCCGAACGGCATCCTGCAGCTCGGTGCGGTCAACCAGTACGGCGAGGCGAACGACGACGGCTCCGCACGGGCCGCCTCGGGCGCGGTCTCGGACCAGGGCGCGATCTCGGTCGGCGGCAGCGAGGAGTTCCCGTCCGACGCGCAGCTCAACCTCACACAGCTCCTCGGCCCCGGCTTCGAGTCGGTCGTCGCGGACCTCGACCTGTCGCTCGGCGCGCTGTCCGCGACGGCGGAGGCGACTGGCGGCGCGGCACCGACCGGCGACTACCAGATCGCCGGTGCGACCCTCACGCTCGACAGCCCGGCCGTCTCGGGCATCGCCACGGCGGTCGACGACGAGGTCGTCCCGCTCGTGGACGGCGCCGTCGGACAGCTCGTCGGGACCGACGGGCTGCTCGCCCAGGCGCTGAACGGGATCGGAGCGCTCGCCCAGGTGCTGACCGTCCTCGGCGGGGACCTCGAACCCACGGTCGCGATCGACGTCGACCTCGACAGCGCCCTGGCGCCCGTGCTCGACCAGGACTTCGGCGACGAAGGCGTCGTGATCAACGTCGGCGACGGGACCGTGACGGTCGACCTCGACACGATCCTCGGCGGCACCGGGTCGCTGAACGGGTTCGACCCCAACACCGAGGTCCTCGACGACGCCGCGATCAACGCGATCCTCGACGGGCTCAGCGCGGCCCTCGACGACCTCACGACAGCGCTCGTCGGAGCGGTCGACACGGCGCTGCACGCCGCGAGCCTGACGCTGACGGTCGAGGCCGTCGTCGACAACCCGGTGCCCCTCGCCCCGGACCTCCTCAACCTGGCCATCAACCTCGACACGACCGTCGGCGACGTGGTCGACGGGACGGTCGACCCCGCCGACGCCACCATCACGATCGCGCTCACCGGCGTGCCGCTCACGCTCCCGCTGGGCGACCTCGTCAGCGCGCTGGCCGGTCCGCTCGACACGGTGCTGTTCGCCGACGGGACCGGACTGGTGAGCACGCTCGCCGGGACGATCACGTCGGAGGTCACCGGTCCCGTGCTCACCGCGCTCTCGCCGGTCTTCGAGATCCTCACGGAGGTCGTGAGCCTCGTCGTCAACGTCCAGGAGCCCGAGCCGTCCGTCGCCGACGCGACGTTCACGCAGCGCGCCCTGACCCTGTCGATCCTCGAGGTCGGGACGGGCACGGGCCTCGCGGAGCTCCACCTCGCGTCGGCGACCGTCCGTGGCTCGACGGTCGCGGCGATCACCCCGGCGGTGACCGTCGACCCGGCGTCCATCCCGGCAGGCACGCCGACGACCGTCACCGGCACGGGCTACACGCCGGACTCCACGGTCACGGTCGAGATCCGCGACGGCGAGGGCACGGTCATCACCACACTGACCGACGTCCCCACCGACGCCGACGGCGGTTTCACCACTCCCGTCACCGTCCCCGTGGACACCGCCCCGGGCGACTACACCGTCGTCGGCATCGACGACACCACCTCCACCGAGGCCGAGACGGCTCTCGCCGTGACGGCGGCTGCGCTCACGCCCTCCGTGACGGTCGACCCGACCACCGCCAACCCCGGTGACGACGTCACCGTCGACGGCACGGGCTACACCCCCGACTCGACGGTCACCGTCGAGATCCGCGACGAGAGCGGAGCGGTCGTCGCCACCCTGGGCGACGTCCCCACCGACGGCGACGGGAACTTCACCACCCCGATCTCCGTCCCCGCGGGCACCACCCCCGGCGACTACACCGTCGTCGGCATCGACGACACGACCTCGACCGAGGCGGAGACCCCGCTCACCGTCGAGGCAGCCGCCCTCACCCCGGCGGTGACTGTCGACCCGACCACCGTTCCGGCAGGCACCCCGACGACCGTCACGGGCACGGGCTACACGCCCGACTCGACGGTCACGGTCGAGGTCCGGGACACGACTGGCACCGTCGTCGCCACCCTGAGCGACGTCCCGACCGACGGTGACGGCGGCTTCACGACGCCCATCACCGTCCCCGCGAACACCACCCCCGGCGACTACACCGTCGTCGGCATCGACGACACCACCACCACCGAGGCGGAGACCCCGCTCACCATCGAGGCAGCCGCCCTCACCCCGGCGGTGACGGTCGACCCGACGACGGCCGTTCCGGGTGACCAGGTCACCGTCGACGGCACGGGGTACACCCCCGACTCGACCGTCACCGTCGAGATCCGCGACGAGAGCGGAGCGGTCGTCGCCACCCTGGGCGACGTCCCCACCGACGGCGACGGGAACTTCACCACCCCGATCTCCGTCCCCGCGGGCACCACCCCCGGCGACTACACCGTCGTCGGCATCGACGACACGACCTCGACCGAGGCGGAGACCCCGCTCACCGTCGAGGCAGCCGCCCTCACCCCGGCGGTGACCGTCGACCCGACCACCGTTCCGGCAGGCACCCCGACGACCGTCACGGGCACGGGCTACACGCCCGACTCGACGGTCACGGTCGAGGTCCGGGACACGAGCGGCACCGTCGTCGCCACGCTCACCGACGTCCCGACCGACGGCGACGGCGGCTTCACCAGCCCCATCACCGTCCCGGTCGACACGACACCGGGCGACTACACCGTCGTCGGCGTCGACGACACGACCTCCACCGAGGCCGAGACGCCCTTGGTCGTGGAAGCTGCGGCGATCGAGCCCGCACTCACCGTGGACCCGGCCACCGCCAACCCCGGTGACGAGGTCACCGTCGACGGCACGGGCTACACCCCGGACGCCACGGTCACCGTCGAGATCCGCGACGGCTCCGGCACCGTCATCGCCACCGTCGAGGACGTCGCGACCGACGGCGACGGGGCGTTCACGACACCGGTCACCGTCCCCGAGGGCACCACCCCCGGCGACTACACCGTCGTCGGCATCGACGACACCACTTCCACCGAAGCGGAGACCCCGCTCGGCGTCGGGGGCGTCGGGGTGTCCGAGCCGACCGTCACGGTCGACCCGACCACGGCGAACCCCGGCGACGAGGTCACCGTGACGGGGGAGGGCTGGCCGCCGAACACCACGGTCACGGTCGACCTGGTCGACGAGGACGGCGACGTCGTCGCGACGGTCGACGTGGAGACCGACGACACGGGGAGCTTCACCACCCCGATCACGGTGCCCGACGACGCGACGCCGGGCGACTACACCGTGCACGCGTCCGACGACGCCGGGAACGAGGCGGAGGCGCCGCTCACGGTCGTCGCCGCCGGTGACAGGGCCCTGGTGTCGTCGTTCGTCACGCCTCGCGTGCTGCGCGGCGCGGAGCAGACGTTCGTCGCGTCGGGCTTCGAGCCGGGCGAGTCGGTCCAGGCCGTCATCAACTCGGAGCCGCTGATCCTTCCGGTGGCGACCGCCGACGCGAGCGGCCAGGTCAGCTGGACGTTCGTCGTCCCGGCCGACTTCGAGGTCGGACCGCACACGGGCACGGCGACGAGCGTCGACGTCGGCGACTCCACGGTCGCGTCGTTCGAGGTCTACCTCACGCCCACGGGCGGCGACGGACCGGGCAGCTCCGGCCCCGGCTCCGGCTCCGGCTCCACCCACGCGGGCAACGGGAGCGGGTCGGACTACCTCGCCCGGACCGGCACCGACGACCTGGGCCTGTTCCTGGTCGCGGCGCTGCTGCTCGTGGCCACCGGCGCCGTCGTCCGCCTGCGCGCGCACCGCGCACGCCGCGCGGGCTAGGCGCACCACGACCGAGGGCGCCTGCCGGGATCTCCCGGCAGGCGCCCTCGGTCGTGTCGTGGGGGTGGTGGAGGCGCGGCGTCAGCCGACGCGGTGGAGCCAGCGCACCGGGGCGCCGGCACCGGCGTAGCGGAACGGCTCGAGCTCGTCGTCCCACGCCTTGCCGAGCGCCAGGTGCAGCGCGTCTCGCATGGCCCAGGGCTCGCTCACCTGCTCCAGCGCGGCGCGGATCCGGTCCTCGGGGACCACGATGTTGCCGTGCACGTCGGTCTGGGCGTAGAAGATGCCGAGGTCGGGAGTGTGCGACCACCGGCCGCCGTCGACCCCGTGGCTGGGCTCCTCGGTGACCTCGTAGCGCAGGTGGGACCAGCCGCGCAGCGCGGAGGCGAGCTTGGCGCCCGTGCCCTGCGGGCCCTGCCACGAGTACTCGGCCCGGTAGAGGCCGCGCGCGGCGGGCTGCTCGGTCCAGTCGAGCGACACGCGCACGCCGAGGACGTTGCCCGCGGCCCACTCCATGTGCGGGCACAGAGCACGCGGTGCTGAGTGCACGTAAAGAACACCGCGGGTGATGGCACCGGCCATGTCTGCCTCCCTAGGTCGAGGTTGCGTCTTCCCCAACGTCCTCACCGAGGGTGGTGTCACAGCACGTCACACGGTACGTCGCGGCGTGTCTTGTGCCCATCTTGCACGATCCGGCGCGTTCGCGCGACAGATTCGCCGGGCGAGCCCGGAGGTCGTCAGGCGCCGCGCGTCGTCACAGGTGCTCGCGCAGCTCCCGCATCGCCTTCTTGCGCACGGAACGGTCGAGCCGGTCCAGGTACAGCATCCCGTCGAGGTGGTCGCACTCGTGCTGCAGGCAGCGCGCCATGAGCTCGGTGCCCTCGACGACGACCTCGTTGCCGTCGAGGTCCGTCCCCACGACGCGCGCGTACCAGGCGCGCCGCGTCGGGTACCAGAGGTTGGGGACGGAGAGGCAGCCTTCGTCACCGTCCTGGTAGTCGTCGGAGAGCTCGACGATGCGCGGGTTGAGCACGTACCCGATCTCGTCGTCGATGTTCCACGAGAAGGCCCGCAGGTTCACGCCGATCTGGTTGGCGGCGAGGCCCGCGCGGCCCTCGTGGTCGACGGTCTCGACGAGGTCCGCGACGAGCGAGCGCACACGGTCGTCGATGGTGGTGATCTCGTCGCAGGGGGTGCGGAGCACGGGGTCCGGGATGGTCCGGATCTCTCTCATCGCCATGGGCGCCATTCTTCCATGCGCACGACGACGGACCGCCGGGTCCACGACCCGCACGCCTGGGGCCCGCGTCACATGCGGGCGTACCGGGCGCGAGCGAAGGAGTAGAGCCCGTACGCCGCGAAGCCGAGCCCGACGGCGACGAGCAGCACCGCGCCGAACGGCTGGGCCGCGAGGGTCGCGAACGCGGCGTCGAGCCCGCCCGCCTGCTCGGGGTCGTGCTGCACGGCTGCCACGACGAAGAGCGCGCCGAGCACGCCGAGCGCGACCCCCTTGGCGACGTAGCCCACCCGGCCGAGCGTCACGACGGCGCGACCGACGTTCCCGCCCGTGCCGCCCTCGAGGTCCTCGAGGAACTTCTTCCGCCAGCCCTTCACCACGTGGTACACGCCTGCGGCGACGATCCCGACGCCGACGGCGCCCACGAGGAGCACGCCGCCCGGCTTCTGCATGAGCGTCGCCGTCATGCTCTCCTCCTGGCCGGAGCCGCCCGCGGACCCGTTCACGACCTGCACGGCGAGCACGCCGAGCGCCAGGTAGAGCACCGCCTTGCCGGCGGCCTTGAGCCGGTCGGACGTCTCGGCCGCGCCGCTGATCGCCACGGTGAGCTGCCACAGCGCGAGCGCGGCGAACGCCACGACGGCGAACCAGAGCAGGACGGTCCCGCCCGGCGTCTGCGCGATGGCGGTGAGCGCGCCGGTCTGGTCCGCCTGCTCGCTCGACGTCGAACCGGTCGCCACCTGCACGGCGAGCACCCCGACCACGAGGTGGAGCAGGCCGCTCACGGCGTACCCGGCACGGGCGAGGATCTCGAGCAGCCTGCTGCCCCGCGCGCCGCGTGCCGCCGCCTTGCCCGTCGAGCTGATGCTCGGTGCCACTGGACCTCCTCGGTCGTCGGGACGCCGCCCCCAGCGCGCCGCCGGGTTCTCCGGCCCGGACACAGTGCCAGCACCGCGCCCCGCACGCACGCCGAGCGCCGACCTCGGGAAGCTCAGATCACGGTTTGGTAACGTGCCTCGGATGCCCACGACGAACCCGCGCCTCGCCGTGCTCGACGGACTCCGGTTCACCGCCGCCGCGGCAGTGCTCGTCTACCACTTCGTCGCCGTCAACCACCACGCGTGGGGCGAGCGGACGAGCGACTCCCTGCCGGGCGTGCAGGGCGTCGCCGCGTACGGCTCGTTCGGCGTCCAGCTCTTCTTCGTGGTCAGCGGCTTCGTCATCCTCATGACGGCCTGGGGCCGCGACGTCCGCGGCTTCGTCGCCTCGCGAGCCGGCCGGCTGTTCCCCGCGTACTGGGCCGCCGTGCTCCTCACGCTCGCCCTGCTCGTCCTCGTGATCCCTGGCCGGCGCGACGTCGACCTCCCGCAGGCGGCCGCCAACCTCACCATGGTCCAGCGCGCGTTCGGGATCCCCGACCTCGAGGCCGTCTACTGGACGCTCTGGTCGGAGCTGCGGTTCTACGTCCTCGTCGGCCTGCTCGTCGCCGTCGGCCTCACCCGGGCACGGGTGCTCGCGTTCGTCGTGCTCTGGCCCGTCGCGGGGGCGATCGCCACGCAGGCGGGCTCCGGCCTCGTCGCGACCGTCCTCGTCGCGCCCGACGCCCCGCTCTTCGCCGGCGGGATGGTGCTCTACCTGCTCACGCGGGAGCGCCGGTCACCGGTCCTCTGGCTCGCGCTCGCCCTCGACGTCGTCCTCGCGGCCGCCGTGTCGGGCCGGATCCAGGCGGCCCGCATCGAGAACAGCACCGACGTCGTCGTGTCCCCCGCCGTCGGGTGGGTCGCCATCGTCCTGTGCTTCGCCGTCGTCGCCGTCGCGACGCTGACCCCGCTCGCGCGAGTCTCGTGGGGCTGGCTCACCGCGCTGGGCGCGCTCACCTACCCGCTCTACCTCGTGCACGCGTCGTGGGGGCGGTGGGTGATCGAGTCGGTGCACCCGTACCTGTCCCGGGCCGCGACGCTCGCCGTCGCGGTCACCGCGTGCCTCGCGCTCGCCTGGGTGGTCCACCGCGCCGTCGAGCGTCCGCTCGGCCCGCGGCTGCGCCGCGCCCTCGACCGCGACCTCCGGCGCGACCGTGCCCGCCCGGGCGGGCACGTCCCCGCCCGTCAGGACGAGCCGGTCGCGGCCAGGTAGTCCCGCAGCACGACGGCCTGGTTGTGCTCCTCGTCGCGCGCCCCGTACACGAGCGTCACCACAGGGTGCTGCCCGACGACGTCCCGCAGCTCCCCCACCGCGTCGCCGTTCGCGTCGAGCTCGGCCCGGTACCGCTCGGCGAACTCGTCGAACAGCCGCTCCTCGTGGTGGAACCACCGCCGCAGCTCGGTGGACGGCGCGACCTCTTTGAGCCAGAGACCCACGTGCGCCTTCTCCTTGCTCTCGCCGCGCGGCCACAGCCGGTCGACGAGCACGCGGAACCCGTCGCCGTCCTCAGCCGGCTCGTACACCCGCTTGATGTGGATCGTCATGACGCCATGAGACCGCTGCCCGCGCCGGAACGCACGTCGATCCCTGCGCCCGCCGGACGACCCGCGGCGGTATGCTCACCGGCGCGCCCCGTTAGCTCAGCTGGTCAGAGCAGGAGACTCATAATCTCTCGGTCGCGGGTTCAAGTCCTGCACGGGGCACGGCTTCCGGGATCGGTCTGGCGGCACTACGCCGCATCAATAGGTCACGACCACCGTCGGCGCATCCCGTCCCGGCGTGCCGGGGGTGTCGCCAGAGCTCGGCGTCGATCGGGCGGACGCGCCTCCCAGCGTGAGGTTGACGAAGGGCAGGCTGCCGGGCACGGAGAGCGTCGCCTCGGAGTAGGTCACCGATCCGCTCGGGAAGACGTTCAGGCGTGCGCCCCACGCCTTCAGGACGTGGTCGATCGGGTGGTAGCACCCCCCGGACCCGTCCGCCAGCCGCAGGACGGTGATCCCGACCGCCCGCAGTCCGTGCTCGTCCAGGCGCCACACGGGCCCACCGGAGTCGCCGGCGAGAGTCGTCGCCGTGTGACAGACGAGGACGCCGCCGTACTGCGGGTGGTACCCCCAGAAGGTGATCCGCCCCTCTTGCCAGCCGCTCGTCGCACCCATCTTGCCGACCAGCGCGTCCCGGACCTGCGCGTTCGTCCGCAGGATGCCGGTCACCCTGCCGTCACCTGGCGTCGCGCCGGTGCGCGGGTCGACGACCACCTGGTACAGCCCCACACCGCCGGAGGCGCGGACCAGCGCCGTGTCGGTGTTCGGGTACGTCTTCGAGTAGGCGACGGCGCCCCAGGCCGCATCGGTGCCGAACACCGTGGTTCGCGGCGTGGCGCAGTGCGCGGCGGTCACCGGGAACGACCCGCTCGTCCCCGTGATGGTGTAGGAGCCGG
Protein-coding sequences here:
- a CDS encoding DUF3145 domain-containing protein, coding for MAGAITRGVLYVHSAPRALCPHMEWAAGNVLGVRVSLDWTEQPAARGLYRAEYSWQGPQGTGAKLASALRGWSHLRYEVTEEPSHGVDGGRWSHTPDLGIFYAQTDVHGNIVVPEDRIRAALEQVSEPWAMRDALHLALGKAWDDELEPFRYAGAGAPVRWLHRVG
- a CDS encoding choice-of-anchor G family protein produces the protein MTRTARHLSTQAPPRWRRATALAAVGGVVGALTFAGGIAATAAPTDDSEGSGQFLSGTVAGLDLATIAALDGAVAENPSGANPVVTNPLAATVFQSLGIDLTGTLQLLGPNGILQLGAVNQYGEANDDGSARAASGAVSDQGAISVGGSEEFPSDAQLNLTQLLGPGFESVVADLDLSLGALSATAEATGGAAPTGDYQIAGATLTLDSPAVSGIATAVDDEVVPLVDGAVGQLVGTDGLLAQALNGIGALAQVLTVLGGDLEPTVAIDVDLDSALAPVLDQDFGDEGVVINVGDGTVTVDLDTILGGTGSLNGFDPNTEVLDDAAINAILDGLSAALDDLTTALVGAVDTALHAASLTLTVEAVVDNPVPLAPDLLNLAINLDTTVGDVVDGTVDPADATITIALTGVPLTLPLGDLVSALAGPLDTVLFADGTGLVSTLAGTITSEVTGPVLTALSPVFEILTEVVSLVVNVQEPEPSVADATFTQRALTLSILEVGTGTGLAELHLASATVRGSTVAAITPAVTVDPASIPAGTPTTVTGTGYTPDSTVTVEIRDGEGTVITTLTDVPTDADGGFTTPVTVPVDTAPGDYTVVGIDDTTSTEAETALAVTAAALTPSVTVDPTTANPGDDVTVDGTGYTPDSTVTVEIRDESGAVVATLGDVPTDGDGNFTTPISVPAGTTPGDYTVVGIDDTTSTEAETPLTVEAAALTPAVTVDPTTVPAGTPTTVTGTGYTPDSTVTVEVRDTTGTVVATLSDVPTDGDGGFTTPITVPANTTPGDYTVVGIDDTTTTEAETPLTIEAAALTPAVTVDPTTAVPGDQVTVDGTGYTPDSTVTVEIRDESGAVVATLGDVPTDGDGNFTTPISVPAGTTPGDYTVVGIDDTTSTEAETPLTVEAAALTPAVTVDPTTVPAGTPTTVTGTGYTPDSTVTVEVRDTSGTVVATLTDVPTDGDGGFTSPITVPVDTTPGDYTVVGVDDTTSTEAETPLVVEAAAIEPALTVDPATANPGDEVTVDGTGYTPDATVTVEIRDGSGTVIATVEDVATDGDGAFTTPVTVPEGTTPGDYTVVGIDDTTSTEAETPLGVGGVGVSEPTVTVDPTTANPGDEVTVTGEGWPPNTTVTVDLVDEDGDVVATVDVETDDTGSFTTPITVPDDATPGDYTVHASDDAGNEAEAPLTVVAAGDRALVSSFVTPRVLRGAEQTFVASGFEPGESVQAVINSEPLILPVATADASGQVSWTFVVPADFEVGPHTGTATSVDVGDSTVASFEVYLTPTGGDGPGSSGPGSGSGSTHAGNGSGSDYLARTGTDDLGLFLVAALLLVATGAVVRLRAHRARRAG
- a CDS encoding acyltransferase family protein, with translation MPTTNPRLAVLDGLRFTAAAAVLVYHFVAVNHHAWGERTSDSLPGVQGVAAYGSFGVQLFFVVSGFVILMTAWGRDVRGFVASRAGRLFPAYWAAVLLTLALLVLVIPGRRDVDLPQAAANLTMVQRAFGIPDLEAVYWTLWSELRFYVLVGLLVAVGLTRARVLAFVVLWPVAGAIATQAGSGLVATVLVAPDAPLFAGGMVLYLLTRERRSPVLWLALALDVVLAAAVSGRIQAARIENSTDVVVSPAVGWVAIVLCFAVVAVATLTPLARVSWGWLTALGALTYPLYLVHASWGRWVIESVHPYLSRAATLAVAVTACLALAWVVHRAVERPLGPRLRRALDRDLRRDRARPGGHVPARQDEPVAAR
- a CDS encoding beta-ketoacyl-[acyl-carrier-protein] synthase family protein, producing the protein MSAATEVVVTGLGATTPLGGDVPSTWAAALAGESGARTLDNDWAERYEIPVTFAATLKVDPAEVLARPEIKRMDPSTQYAIIAAREAWADAGSPEVDGDRLGTVVSSGIGGIWTTLDGWDTLRERGARRMLPMTVPMLMPNSPTAYVSLELGARAGAHALVSACASGAEAIGYGVDMIRAGRADVVVAGGTEATIHPMPIAAFAASRTLSLRNDDPQGASRPYDVDRDGFVIGEGSGVVVLESAEHAAARGARVYARLAGVGLSSDAYHITSPDPDGRGQVAAMRRAIEEAGVTGRDVVHVNAHATSTKVGDLTETRSIRSLLGPDTDHVLLSATKSMTGHLLGGAGALESIFTIKAVAERLAPPTINVANPDPELQVPLVRDTPAPLPTGDIVAVNNSFGFGGHNVALAVASV
- a CDS encoding DUF488 domain-containing protein; this translates as MTIHIKRVYEPAEDGDGFRVLVDRLWPRGESKEKAHVGLWLKEVAPSTELRRWFHHEERLFDEFAERYRAELDANGDAVGELRDVVGQHPVVTLVYGARDEEHNQAVVLRDYLAATGSS
- a CDS encoding DUF1206 domain-containing protein yields the protein MAPSISSTGKAAARGARGSRLLEILARAGYAVSGLLHLVVGVLAVQVATGSTSSEQADQTGALTAIAQTPGGTVLLWFAVVAFAALALWQLTVAISGAAETSDRLKAAGKAVLYLALGVLAVQVVNGSAGGSGQEESMTATLMQKPGGVLLVGAVGVGIVAAGVYHVVKGWRKKFLEDLEGGTGGNVGRAVVTLGRVGYVAKGVALGVLGALFVVAAVQHDPEQAGGLDAAFATLAAQPFGAVLLVAVGLGFAAYGLYSFARARYARM
- the def gene encoding peptide deformylase translates to MAMREIRTIPDPVLRTPCDEITTIDDRVRSLVADLVETVDHEGRAGLAANQIGVNLRAFSWNIDDEIGYVLNPRIVELSDDYQDGDEGCLSVPNLWYPTRRAWYARVVGTDLDGNEVVVEGTELMARCLQHECDHLDGMLYLDRLDRSVRKKAMRELREHL